Proteins from a genomic interval of Paracoccus methylovorus:
- the tssG gene encoding type VI secretion system baseplate subunit TssG — translation MADATRPARPDLTRGASDNPPLPPGIEAFELMRRLESPAHRFGDAGGAGQEPARLGQEIRLGPAAREVARFSPAENGTPAHIALEITGLFGPEGPMPLHLSRRIMERMSERWFAGGSLPEPGADRAFLEFCNLLQHRMMALYYRAFADAQPAVAADHGREGRLSGMVAALAGLGLPGTAEAMDDPALALRHATGLASQIRGPERLAAMLSDLLAAPVRVVEFAPHWQDIPKALASRLGRAHVGLGRGAMPGPRVYQPQARAEIVVGPLTLSQYRALIGHEAPARAALRRLLRFVMGEEIGFDLRLVLAAPEVPAATLGSGVALGRTGWLADRTARNRDDLVLPLDERQAA, via the coding sequence ATGGCCGATGCGACCCGGCCTGCGCGCCCGGATCTGACGCGGGGGGCAAGCGATAACCCGCCGCTCCCCCCCGGCATCGAGGCATTCGAGCTGATGCGACGGCTGGAATCGCCCGCGCACCGCTTTGGTGATGCCGGCGGCGCCGGGCAGGAACCCGCGCGGCTGGGGCAAGAGATCCGGCTGGGCCCCGCCGCGCGCGAGGTGGCGCGCTTCAGCCCGGCCGAAAACGGGACGCCTGCCCACATTGCGTTGGAAATCACCGGGCTGTTCGGACCCGAAGGCCCGATGCCGCTGCATCTCAGCCGCCGCATCATGGAGCGCATGTCCGAACGGTGGTTTGCCGGCGGCAGCTTGCCCGAACCCGGCGCGGATCGCGCTTTTCTGGAGTTCTGCAACCTGCTGCAACACCGGATGATGGCGCTGTACTATCGCGCCTTTGCCGATGCGCAGCCCGCAGTCGCCGCCGATCATGGCCGGGAAGGCCGGCTAAGCGGCATGGTCGCCGCGCTGGCGGGGCTTGGCCTGCCCGGCACCGCCGAGGCGATGGACGATCCCGCGCTGGCCCTGCGCCATGCCACCGGGCTTGCCAGCCAGATCCGTGGCCCCGAACGGCTGGCCGCGATGCTGTCGGACCTTTTGGCCGCGCCGGTGCGGGTGGTCGAATTCGCGCCGCATTGGCAGGACATCCCCAAGGCGCTGGCCAGCCGTCTTGGCCGCGCCCATGTGGGGCTGGGCCGCGGGGCGATGCCGGGTCCGCGAGTCTATCAGCCGCAGGCCCGGGCCGAGATCGTCGTCGGCCCGCTGACCCTTTCGCAATACCGCGCGCTGATCGGGCACGAAGCCCCGGCAAGGGCAGCACTGCGCCGCCTGCTGCGCTTTGTCATGGGCGAAGAGATCGGCTTCGACCTGCGGCTGGTTCTGGCCGCGCCCGAGGTTCCGGCAGCCACGCTGGGATCGGGCGTGGCGCTGGGTCGGACCGGCTGGCTTGCGGACAGGACCGCACGCAACCGCGACGATCTGGTTCTGCCGCTTGATGAAAGGCAGGCCGCCTGA
- the tssJ gene encoding type VI secretion system lipoprotein TssJ encodes MTSIFPHITRRATLAGLGTLALTAACGGPQGPGVVNLAMSASAGVNPGPDGSDRPLTLQILQLRGTAGFDAADTLALQDPAAALGADLVKAETVTLAPGGTAQKALVLDPSTTAVAVVAGYRSPAGKTTRAKAAVSPTATTSFTVTAGPGGIVLAPA; translated from the coding sequence ATGACAAGCATCTTTCCCCACATTACACGCCGGGCCACGCTGGCCGGGCTTGGAACGCTGGCACTGACGGCGGCCTGCGGGGGGCCGCAGGGGCCGGGGGTGGTCAATCTGGCCATGTCGGCCTCGGCCGGGGTCAATCCCGGCCCCGATGGCAGCGACCGGCCGCTGACCCTGCAAATCCTGCAATTGCGGGGCACGGCAGGGTTCGACGCGGCCGATACGCTGGCACTGCAAGACCCCGCGGCGGCGCTTGGGGCCGATCTGGTCAAGGCCGAGACGGTCACGCTGGCCCCCGGCGGCACGGCGCAAAAGGCGCTGGTGCTTGATCCCTCGACGACGGCCGTGGCGGTGGTTGCGGGCTATCGCAGCCCCGCCGGCAAGACCACCCGCGCCAAGGCCGCCGTGTCGCCCACTGCGACGACCAGCTTTACCGTTACCGCAGGGCCGGGCGGCATCGTTCTGGCACCAGCCTGA
- the tssK gene encoding type VI secretion system baseplate subunit TssK produces MTEGSRVVWSEGLFLRPQHFQQQDRHVATQLRALLRAWPQQAWGFVTLRLDPAALEAGQIGIAEAEGLFPDGTAFRIPADAAAPPPVSVSRATPAGAVLLGVAPRQPGAAAIDPAHAEPGGARWRGEWTSLHDEIRGGAEPAEVEIARLSIRLFLPGEATQGAVTLPLAGIEGLAADGRVALTEGWLPPALTLGAAPWYGGLLKELVTGLDRIIEAQGSMVLGGAGRSVENLLILELANAARPRLQHMLAQDLAHPSQLFAELAGLAGQMATYGSSTRRLSPMPDYDHADPQPGFAALADVLRSLILSLRHVEPKSRALPVARHAQNVWKVRIDNPEILQNSRIVLRIGSDMSDEGLMQLFTRQVTVGAADEFETLWTSRLPGIPLRPLHSQPREIPYDGDRLCLELDRKSEHWGRLQSSPGFVLGVSGKLDREPEIDCYAVSR; encoded by the coding sequence ATGACCGAAGGCAGCCGCGTCGTCTGGTCCGAGGGCCTGTTCCTGCGCCCGCAGCATTTCCAGCAGCAGGACCGCCATGTCGCCACCCAGCTTCGCGCCTTGCTGCGCGCATGGCCGCAACAGGCGTGGGGTTTTGTCACGCTGCGGCTGGACCCTGCGGCGCTGGAGGCCGGCCAGATCGGCATTGCCGAGGCCGAGGGGTTGTTCCCGGACGGCACCGCCTTTCGCATCCCGGCCGATGCCGCGGCACCACCCCCGGTTTCGGTCAGCCGGGCCACGCCCGCGGGCGCGGTTTTGCTGGGCGTGGCCCCCCGCCAACCCGGCGCGGCGGCGATCGACCCCGCCCATGCCGAGCCGGGCGGCGCACGCTGGCGCGGCGAATGGACCAGCCTGCACGACGAAATCCGTGGGGGCGCCGAACCGGCCGAAGTCGAAATCGCGCGGCTTTCGATCCGTCTGTTCCTGCCGGGCGAGGCGACGCAGGGTGCAGTTACCCTGCCGCTTGCGGGGATCGAGGGGCTGGCCGCCGACGGCCGTGTCGCGCTGACCGAGGGCTGGCTGCCCCCGGCCCTGACGCTGGGGGCCGCGCCATGGTATGGCGGATTGCTGAAGGAACTGGTCACCGGGCTTGACCGTATCATCGAGGCGCAGGGCAGTATGGTGCTGGGGGGCGCCGGCCGCTCGGTCGAAAACCTGCTGATCCTGGAACTGGCCAACGCTGCCCGGCCAAGGCTGCAACATATGCTGGCGCAGGACCTTGCCCACCCCTCCCAGCTTTTCGCGGAACTGGCCGGGCTGGCCGGGCAGATGGCCACCTATGGCTCATCGACCCGGCGTCTGTCGCCGATGCCCGATTACGACCATGCCGACCCGCAGCCGGGCTTTGCCGCGCTGGCGGATGTGCTGCGCTCGCTGATCCTGTCCCTGCGCCATGTCGAGCCGAAATCCCGCGCCCTGCCGGTGGCCCGCCACGCCCAGAACGTCTGGAAGGTGCGGATCGACAATCCCGAGATCCTGCAAAACAGCCGCATCGTGTTGCGTATCGGCTCGGACATGTCGGACGAGGGGCTGATGCAACTGTTCACCCGGCAGGTCACCGTGGGCGCGGCGGACGAGTTCGAGACGCTCTGGACCTCGCGCCTGCCCGGCATCCCCCTGCGGCCGCTGCATTCGCAGCCGCGCGAGATCCCCTATGACGGCGACCGGCTGTGCCTTGAGCTTGACCGCAAGTCAGAGCACTGGGGCCGCCTGCAATCCTCGCCCGGGTTTGTGCTGGGGGTGTCCGGCAAGTTGGACCGGGAACCCGAAATCGACTGCTACGCGGTCAGCAGATAG
- the tssF gene encoding type VI secretion system baseplate subunit TssF has protein sequence MDRAFLAAYEAELEHIRVLAGEFAALHPNVARNLSLDAVPCPDPYVERLLEGVAFMAARTRMKVEAEGQRFTAGVLEALWPDLAAPGPAMGIGVLLPGPQVQAMAGGHAVPRGSRFTAAVHEGLSTRATYTTAQEVTLWPIALQAADYLPGRGALAAAGLSAPRAEAAIRISLHATGPAALSALALDRLDLCFAGSPRAAPLFDAVFGGGLGALARPARPGATARTIAPPTMVGTDDDEGLTPRLRRSFEGFRLLRDYFLMPERFHYLRLNGLALAVRECGEGMALELAVPLPRPEPLLEGLGRDDFRLFATPLVNLFEKECNFVELDARATAHPVHPDRARTRDFEIYRLIRVADADREGEDGQLCPVHAPQAPRHAGPVWWAERRPRRPATDEIRRGQMRSSYAGHDLWISVSRAGDRMPHRLDIRALCTNRDLPILDDTPRLTPEGGEPVMRVDLIGPMRRPQPALAGAPPMAGQSGAAGRDDLTWRLVAQLASGYLSLAEAGTDGAPLCALLALYADRGDPRLARHARAVAAVSSRPVVERLDLPGPLAFGRGTEITLDIDEAPLAGASRLLLPALLDRLFARHASINAFVRTRTRLVQKQEEMSWPMRPGLRARI, from the coding sequence ATGGATCGCGCCTTCCTTGCCGCATATGAGGCCGAGCTGGAACATATCCGGGTGCTGGCCGGCGAATTCGCCGCGCTGCATCCGAACGTGGCCCGCAACCTGTCGCTGGATGCCGTCCCCTGCCCCGACCCCTATGTCGAACGGCTGCTGGAAGGCGTGGCCTTCATGGCCGCCCGCACCCGCATGAAGGTCGAGGCCGAGGGCCAGCGTTTCACCGCCGGGGTGCTGGAGGCGCTGTGGCCCGATCTGGCCGCGCCGGGGCCGGCCATGGGCATCGGCGTGCTGCTGCCCGGTCCTCAGGTGCAGGCCATGGCGGGCGGGCATGCCGTGCCGCGCGGCAGCCGCTTTACCGCCGCCGTGCACGAGGGGCTCTCGACCCGTGCCACCTATACCACCGCGCAAGAGGTGACCCTGTGGCCGATCGCGCTTCAGGCGGCGGATTATCTGCCCGGCCGCGGCGCATTGGCGGCAGCCGGCCTGTCCGCGCCCCGGGCCGAGGCGGCGATACGGATAAGCCTGCATGCCACTGGTCCGGCCGCGCTGTCGGCGCTGGCACTGGACCGGCTGGACCTGTGCTTTGCCGGCAGCCCCCGCGCAGCGCCGCTGTTCGACGCGGTCTTTGGCGGTGGGCTTGGGGCATTGGCGCGTCCCGCCCGGCCCGGCGCGACCGCCCGCACCATCGCCCCGCCCACCATGGTCGGCACCGATGACGACGAGGGGCTGACCCCGCGCCTGCGCCGCAGTTTCGAAGGTTTCCGACTGCTGCGCGACTATTTCCTCATGCCCGAGCGTTTCCACTATCTGCGGCTGAACGGGTTGGCCTTGGCCGTCCGGGAATGTGGCGAAGGCATGGCGCTGGAGCTTGCGGTGCCCCTGCCGCGCCCCGAACCGCTGCTGGAGGGACTGGGACGGGACGATTTCCGGCTGTTCGCCACGCCGCTGGTCAACCTGTTCGAAAAGGAATGCAATTTCGTCGAACTCGATGCACGCGCCACGGCGCACCCGGTTCACCCCGACCGCGCCCGCACCCGTGACTTCGAAATCTATCGCCTGATCCGCGTCGCCGATGCCGACCGCGAGGGCGAGGATGGGCAGCTTTGCCCCGTCCACGCGCCTCAGGCGCCACGCCACGCCGGTCCGGTCTGGTGGGCCGAGCGCCGCCCCCGCCGTCCCGCCACCGACGAAATCCGGCGCGGTCAGATGCGCAGCTCTTATGCGGGGCATGATCTGTGGATCTCGGTCTCGCGCGCGGGCGACCGGATGCCGCATCGGCTGGACATCCGCGCGCTTTGCACCAATCGCGACCTGCCGATCCTGGACGATACGCCCCGCCTGACGCCCGAGGGCGGCGAGCCGGTGATGCGCGTCGACCTGATCGGCCCGATGCGCCGGCCGCAGCCCGCGCTGGCCGGCGCGCCGCCAATGGCCGGACAAAGCGGCGCGGCGGGACGCGACGATCTGACCTGGCGGCTGGTGGCGCAGCTTGCCTCGGGCTATCTGTCGCTGGCCGAGGCGGGAACCGACGGGGCACCGCTTTGCGCGCTGCTGGCACTTTACGCCGATCGCGGCGATCCGCGGCTGGCCCGCCACGCCCGCGCCGTCGCCGCCGTCTCAAGCCGCCCGGTGGTCGAGCGGCTGGACCTGCCCGGCCCCCTTGCCTTCGGGCGCGGCACCGAGATCACGCTGGACATCGACGAGGCCCCGCTTGCGGGGGCCAGCCGGCTGCTTTTGCCGGCGCTGCTTGACCGGCTGTTCGCCCGCCATGCCTCGATCAACGCTTTCGTGCGCACCCGCACCCGCCTTGTCCAGAAACAGGAGGAGATGTCATGGCCGATGCGACCCGGCCTGCGCGCCCGGATCTGA
- the tssC gene encoding type VI secretion system contractile sheath large subunit yields the protein MAEQELKGTEAAPEAEAVDLDEFGTLLEKDFRVKEQDDSAKLRELVANLALAAREKAGSATISGNAVRSIKSLIAGIDELLTTQMNEVLHAPEIRRMEGSWRGLHYLVNNTETDTMLKIRVLNITKDDLADQLEDFEGQMWDQSPMFRKLYTEEYSSFGGAPFGSIIGDYEFSHHPRDVGLLRNLSGICASAHAPFVAAASPRLFRMESWQELPNPQDLKMVTSSPDYAAWQSLRESEDARYIGLTLPRVLARLPYGPDTIPVKGFDFREEIDGKHDHYVWMNAAFPMGVNINRSHKLYGWGSQIRGVESGGAVTNLPVHTFPSDDGSVVMKCPTEIAIDDRREHELAKLGLMPILHRKNTDVAAFLGAQTLQDCEARAGRLVDPDAQANERLSANLPYLLPVCRFAHYLKAIARDKIGTFKERADMEVWLSEWINRYVLANTAMADDKAKAKRPLAKAEVQVDSVEGRPGYYAARFYLRPHYQLEGINASLRLVSELPSVKGP from the coding sequence ATGGCCGAACAGGAACTCAAGGGCACCGAAGCCGCGCCCGAAGCCGAAGCCGTCGATCTGGACGAATTCGGCACGCTTCTGGAAAAGGACTTTCGCGTCAAGGAACAGGACGACAGCGCCAAGCTGCGCGAACTGGTCGCGAACCTTGCGCTGGCCGCCCGTGAAAAGGCCGGCAGCGCGACAATATCCGGCAATGCCGTGCGCTCGATCAAGTCGCTGATCGCCGGCATAGACGAGTTGCTGACCACGCAGATGAACGAGGTGCTGCACGCCCCCGAGATCCGCCGGATGGAGGGCAGTTGGCGCGGCCTGCATTATCTGGTGAACAACACCGAAACCGACACGATGCTCAAGATCCGGGTGCTGAACATCACCAAGGACGATCTTGCCGACCAGCTTGAGGATTTCGAAGGGCAGATGTGGGACCAGTCGCCCATGTTCCGCAAGCTCTATACCGAAGAATACTCCAGCTTCGGCGGCGCGCCCTTTGGCAGCATCATCGGGGACTACGAATTCAGCCATCATCCCCGCGACGTGGGGCTGTTGCGCAACCTGTCGGGGATCTGCGCCTCGGCACACGCCCCCTTCGTGGCGGCGGCCTCGCCCCGGCTGTTTCGCATGGAAAGCTGGCAGGAACTGCCCAATCCACAGGATCTGAAGATGGTCACCTCGTCACCCGATTACGCGGCCTGGCAAAGCCTGCGCGAAAGCGAGGATGCGCGCTATATCGGCCTGACCCTGCCGCGCGTGCTGGCGCGCCTGCCCTATGGACCGGACACCATTCCGGTCAAGGGTTTCGACTTCCGCGAGGAAATCGACGGCAAGCACGACCACTACGTCTGGATGAACGCCGCCTTCCCGATGGGGGTGAACATCAACCGCAGCCATAAACTTTACGGCTGGGGCAGCCAGATCCGCGGCGTGGAATCGGGTGGCGCCGTCACCAACCTGCCCGTCCATACCTTTCCCAGCGACGATGGCTCGGTCGTGATGAAATGCCCGACCGAGATCGCCATCGACGACCGGCGCGAACACGAACTGGCCAAGCTGGGCCTGATGCCGATCCTGCACCGCAAGAACACCGATGTCGCGGCCTTCCTTGGCGCGCAGACATTGCAGGATTGCGAGGCCCGCGCCGGCCGGCTGGTCGATCCCGACGCGCAGGCCAATGAACGGCTGTCGGCGAACCTGCCCTATCTGCTGCCGGTCTGCCGCTTTGCCCATTACCTCAAGGCCATCGCGCGCGACAAGATCGGCACCTTCAAGGAACGCGCCGACATGGAGGTCTGGCTGTCGGAATGGATCAACCGCTACGTTCTGGCCAATACCGCCATGGCCGATGACAAGGCCAAGGCCAAGCGCCCGCTGGCCAAGGCCGAGGTGCAGGTGGACAGCGTCGAGGGCCGGCCGGGCTATTACGCCGCCCGTTTCTATCTGCGCCCGCATTACCAGCTTGAAGGCATCAACGCCTCGCTTCGGCTGGTTTCGGAACTGCCCTCGGTCAAGGGGCCGTGA
- a CDS encoding Hcp family type VI secretion system effector yields the protein MAFTGYLKIDGIDGESRRAEHEGEIDIWGADLKAEQKSSAATGSGRVRGRATVSDLTLYKWYDAASPYLALACMQGKAFPEIVFVARKDSGDAHLDYLTITMTNCLISSYSMTQNTPAPETDTIGEQVGISFEKIAIKYVVQADDHSKGDEHEVEYDLMAAK from the coding sequence ATGGCTTTCACCGGATACCTCAAGATCGACGGCATCGACGGCGAATCGCGCCGGGCCGAACACGAAGGCGAAATCGACATCTGGGGCGCGGACCTGAAAGCCGAGCAGAAAAGCTCGGCCGCGACGGGGTCGGGCCGGGTGCGCGGGCGGGCGACCGTCAGCGACCTGACGCTTTACAAATGGTATGACGCCGCCTCGCCCTATCTTGCGCTGGCCTGCATGCAGGGCAAGGCCTTTCCCGAAATCGTCTTTGTCGCGCGCAAGGATTCGGGCGACGCGCATCTGGACTATCTGACGATCACCATGACCAACTGCCTCATCTCGTCCTATTCGATGACCCAGAACACGCCGGCGCCGGAAACCGACACCATCGGGGAACAGGTCGGCATTTCGTTCGAAAAGATCGCCATCAAATATGTCGTGCAGGCCGACGACCACTCCAAGGGCGACGAGCATGAGGTCGAATATGACCTGATGGCGGCCAAGTGA
- the tagH gene encoding type VI secretion system-associated FHA domain protein TagH, which yields MTLRLTLLSSPVPQSQTELRLDAGRAVLGREPGCDWLIEDPEMFVSRRHCIVEATSDGWTVTDTSSGGVFIDGAAEPLGSGRGTALRDGMRLRLGDVVLSVGLGPGAQSGAQMGAPPADQGIGLDAFFATGEPAAPPPPRPSDLPEPFERTTGRFATPQPPAPPAGFDDPFTLDPLPAAPSAAPPGPVPQGNDWDWGPTGVTAPDRLPQNTPANPLAPPIADQPTPDPQSVAVPRSSPPQSSPDAAAAFLRGAGLEPADCDEPDLEALGRRYRMLALGLVALLRARAEEKGSLRVARTTLGAAQVNPLKFLAMPDEQVGALIAARGAGYLDPDDAIAEAFRDLADHRMRSWQGLQAALRRMIDRFSPQEIEAELADAGLLRALLAGGRSALLWDAYAARWAEIARAAEDRFLGEVGAEFRDAYETSDRSEP from the coding sequence ATGACCCTGCGCCTCACCCTCCTGTCCAGCCCGGTGCCGCAGTCCCAGACCGAATTGCGGCTGGACGCGGGCCGGGCGGTGCTGGGACGCGAGCCGGGTTGCGACTGGCTGATCGAGGACCCCGAGATGTTCGTCTCGCGCCGCCATTGCATTGTCGAGGCGACAAGCGACGGCTGGACCGTGACCGACACCAGTTCGGGCGGCGTGTTCATCGACGGCGCGGCCGAGCCGCTGGGATCGGGACGCGGCACCGCCCTGCGCGACGGGATGCGGTTGCGGCTTGGCGATGTGGTCCTGAGCGTCGGGCTCGGGCCCGGGGCGCAGTCAGGGGCGCAGATGGGGGCACCGCCTGCCGATCAGGGCATCGGGCTGGACGCGTTTTTTGCCACGGGCGAGCCTGCCGCGCCGCCTCCGCCACGCCCGTCCGACCTGCCCGAACCCTTTGAGCGGACGACCGGTCGGTTCGCCACGCCGCAGCCGCCTGCGCCGCCTGCGGGTTTCGACGACCCGTTCACGCTGGACCCGCTGCCCGCCGCGCCGTCTGCCGCGCCGCCCGGTCCGGTCCCGCAGGGCAACGATTGGGACTGGGGACCGACAGGCGTGACCGCGCCGGATCGCCTGCCGCAAAACACCCCAGCTAATCCCCTCGCCCCGCCGATTGCCGATCAGCCCACGCCCGACCCGCAGTCGGTGGCCGTCCCGCGATCGTCTCCCCCGCAGTCGTCGCCCGATGCTGCCGCCGCCTTTCTGCGCGGCGCCGGGCTGGAGCCGGCCGACTGTGACGAACCGGACCTTGAGGCGCTAGGCCGGCGCTATCGGATGCTGGCGCTGGGGCTTGTCGCATTGCTGCGCGCGCGTGCCGAGGAAAAGGGATCGCTGCGCGTCGCCCGCACCACCCTGGGCGCGGCACAGGTCAACCCACTGAAATTCCTGGCCATGCCCGACGAGCAGGTCGGGGCGCTGATCGCCGCGCGCGGGGCGGGCTATCTGGACCCCGACGACGCCATCGCCGAGGCGTTCCGCGATCTGGCCGACCACCGGATGCGGAGCTGGCAGGGGTTGCAGGCCGCGCTGCGCCGCATGATCGACCGTTTCTCACCCCAGGAAATCGAGGCGGAGCTGGCCGATGCCGGACTGTTGCGCGCCTTGCTGGCCGGCGGGCGCTCGGCGCTGCTGTGGGATGCCTATGCCGCCCGCTGGGCCGAAATCGCCCGCGCCGCCGAGGACCGCTTTCTGGGCGAGGTCGGCGCCGAATTCCGCGATGCCTATGAAACTTCTGACAGGAGCGAGCCATGA
- the icmH gene encoding type IVB secretion system protein IcmH/DotU — protein MGGDPNDPFGLGDPGRTRIRPLGAGRPQPSQPPPDHAPEVVRPDWQAPPGAALSDPAPHARRGRAHPNPLVAAHATLLELAPELERANPPARPEALRARLQSVLIEGRDTSVAAGVPLSRADQGAWFVAALLDDLALNTPWGGQSDWPRQPLVTQMTGEVDAGTRFFDRLDALMRNPMAERDLLELAWLCLCLGFRGKYRVQGGAGEGALVALRAQIARLLRDPERNAAPLSPHGAGVIAPDTPRRFAVPLWTLWLGALGLILAIHTGLSVHLSGRAESLFTQAAGLPPPDRAAIFRPVRQSVEAPPELPATVIDPLLPAFETALPAALRPAMKGRETSGLVVLVVQASDPEVFRSAKASLNPVYEPLVDTIGKTVVANAHRIGAVAVSGHTDNVPVQARNPFASNQGLSEARAETVAKALAAAGVPAELISAEGRADTQPVADNATRDGRAQNRRIEIRIEKRQ, from the coding sequence ATGGGCGGCGATCCAAACGATCCCTTCGGCCTAGGCGACCCCGGACGCACCCGGATCCGCCCGCTGGGCGCGGGTCGGCCGCAGCCGTCGCAACCCCCGCCCGACCACGCCCCCGAAGTGGTGCGCCCGGACTGGCAAGCACCCCCCGGGGCCGCGCTCTCCGACCCCGCGCCGCATGCTCGACGGGGGCGCGCGCATCCCAATCCGCTGGTCGCGGCCCATGCCACGCTGCTGGAGCTTGCCCCCGAACTGGAGCGCGCCAATCCCCCCGCCCGCCCCGAGGCGCTGCGGGCACGGCTGCAATCGGTGCTGATCGAGGGGCGCGACACCTCGGTCGCCGCGGGCGTGCCGCTAAGCCGGGCCGATCAGGGCGCATGGTTCGTCGCGGCGCTGCTGGACGACCTTGCGCTGAACACCCCATGGGGCGGGCAAAGCGACTGGCCGCGCCAGCCACTGGTGACGCAGATGACCGGAGAGGTCGATGCCGGCACCCGCTTTTTCGACCGGCTGGATGCGCTGATGCGCAACCCGATGGCCGAGCGTGACCTGCTGGAGCTGGCCTGGCTGTGCCTTTGTCTGGGCTTTCGCGGCAAATACCGCGTGCAGGGCGGCGCGGGGGAAGGCGCGCTGGTGGCGCTGCGCGCCCAGATCGCCCGGCTGCTGCGCGACCCGGAACGCAACGCCGCGCCGCTTTCCCCGCATGGCGCGGGGGTGATCGCGCCCGACACGCCGCGCCGTTTCGCGGTGCCGTTGTGGACGCTGTGGCTGGGGGCACTTGGCCTGATCCTTGCGATCCATACCGGGCTTTCCGTGCATCTGTCGGGCAGGGCGGAAAGCCTGTTCACGCAGGCTGCCGGTCTGCCGCCGCCTGACCGCGCGGCGATCTTCCGTCCCGTGCGCCAATCCGTCGAGGCGCCGCCCGAACTGCCGGCCACGGTGATCGACCCCTTGCTGCCGGCCTTTGAGACCGCCCTGCCCGCCGCCCTGCGCCCGGCGATGAAGGGGCGCGAGACCTCGGGTCTGGTCGTGCTGGTGGTGCAGGCCAGCGATCCCGAGGTGTTCCGCTCGGCCAAGGCCAGCCTGAACCCGGTTTACGAACCGCTGGTCGACACCATCGGCAAGACCGTCGTCGCCAACGCGCATCGCATCGGCGCGGTCGCGGTCAGCGGCCATACCGACAACGTGCCGGTGCAGGCGCGCAATCCCTTTGCCTCGAACCAGGGGCTGTCCGAGGCGCGCGCCGAAACCGTGGCAAAGGCCCTCGCGGCCGCGGGCGTCCCCGCCGAGCTTATCAGCGCCGAGGGCCGCGCCGACACCCAGCCGGTGGCCGACAACGCCACCCGCGACGGCCGCGCCCAGAACCGCCGGATCGAGATCCGCATCGAAAAGAGGCAATAG
- a CDS encoding type VI secretion system baseplate subunit TssE, whose translation MASPPPDRPRTSVPSQARREDVQPSLWDRLVDDLPALSAEIARREATLTARHGTARLQALLSGEGRDGLDPDEARDLAALAQLQARHATLRERGILVTPDILREAVRRDIEDLFGIERLEVRYLLTPSERRAAPPGIAGGAEDPAEMLADFPNVRASVLNYGVPAFAGRRAGDFDHEALARELREVLAVFEPRLRRDTIRVTVEPGTRVGLRVRIEGLLLMAPAPERLRLLTTIDLDTGVAATVLEEG comes from the coding sequence ATGGCCAGCCCCCCTCCCGACCGCCCCCGGACCTCGGTGCCCTCTCAGGCCCGGCGCGAGGACGTGCAGCCCAGCCTGTGGGACCGGCTGGTCGACGACCTGCCCGCGCTTTCGGCCGAGATCGCCCGGCGCGAAGCCACGCTGACCGCCCGGCACGGCACCGCGCGATTGCAGGCGCTGCTGTCGGGTGAGGGGCGCGACGGGCTGGACCCGGACGAGGCGCGCGACCTGGCGGCGCTGGCGCAATTGCAGGCCCGGCACGCCACCTTGCGCGAACGCGGCATTCTGGTCACCCCCGATATCCTGCGCGAGGCGGTCCGCCGCGACATCGAGGATCTGTTCGGCATCGAACGGCTGGAGGTGCGCTATCTTCTGACCCCGTCCGAGCGCCGCGCCGCACCCCCCGGTATCGCCGGCGGCGCCGAGGACCCGGCCGAGATGCTCGCCGATTTTCCCAATGTCCGGGCCTCGGTGCTGAATTACGGCGTGCCCGCCTTTGCCGGGCGGCGTGCCGGCGATTTCGATCACGAGGCGCTGGCACGCGAATTGCGCGAGGTGCTGGCGGTGTTCGAACCGCGCCTGCGCCGCGACACGATCCGCGTCACGGTCGAGCCGGGCACCCGCGTGGGCTTGCGCGTGCGCATCGAGGGGCTGTTGCTCATGGCACCGGCCCCCGAACGGCTGCGGCTGCTGACCACCATCGACCTTGATACCGGCGTCGCCGCAACCGTGCTGGAGGAGGGCTGA